The proteins below are encoded in one region of Amycolatopsis acidiphila:
- a CDS encoding FAD-dependent oxidoreductase: MTGRTTCLVAGGGPAGMVLGLLLARAGVDVTVLEKHGDFLRDFRGDTVHPSTQALMDELGLGEKFAALPQSRLSEVSIPLADGTGLTVADFRLLDLPHPYVAMVPQWDLLDLLADAGRAEPHFELRMDTEVVGLIRERGRVAGVRYRTADGETGEIAADVTVGCDGRWSVVRTLAGLRAREFPVPVDTWWFRLPREGDERATLVPGMRDGHFAVVIPREGYFQIAYLAGKGLDAQLRAEGLDAFRARIAEVLPEFADRVGKLESMDDVKHLDVRLNLLRRWHRAGVLCIGDAAHAMSPIGGVGINLAVQDAVATARLLAGPLLRAQGAGVGSGGVGGSGGVGGSGGVAGSGGVGGSGGVAGSGGVGGSRGVGGSARVASRRRLRGRGRVTRRELARVHRRRWLPTIIVQAIQRVMHRGVIRPVIEGRRNGPPRVIVRVLGLVPAARKVPAYLIGVGLFPEHAPEFARRR, translated from the coding sequence ATGACCGGACGCACGACCTGTCTCGTCGCCGGTGGCGGGCCCGCGGGGATGGTGCTGGGACTCCTGCTCGCCAGGGCCGGTGTCGACGTGACCGTGCTGGAGAAGCACGGCGACTTCCTGCGTGACTTCCGTGGCGACACGGTGCATCCGTCGACCCAGGCGCTGATGGACGAGCTGGGCCTCGGCGAGAAGTTCGCGGCGCTGCCGCAGAGCCGGCTGAGCGAGGTCTCGATCCCCCTCGCGGACGGCACCGGCCTGACCGTGGCCGACTTCCGGCTGCTGGATCTGCCGCACCCGTACGTGGCGATGGTTCCGCAGTGGGATCTGCTCGACCTGCTGGCCGATGCCGGGCGCGCGGAGCCGCATTTCGAGCTGCGGATGGACACCGAGGTGGTCGGCTTGATCCGCGAGCGGGGGCGGGTCGCCGGGGTGCGGTATCGCACGGCGGACGGCGAGACCGGCGAGATCGCCGCGGACGTGACGGTCGGCTGCGACGGGCGGTGGTCGGTGGTGCGCACGCTGGCCGGTTTGCGGGCGCGGGAGTTCCCGGTGCCGGTGGACACGTGGTGGTTCCGGCTCCCGCGCGAGGGTGACGAGCGGGCGACGCTGGTGCCGGGGATGCGGGATGGTCACTTCGCGGTCGTGATCCCGCGCGAGGGGTACTTCCAGATCGCGTACCTGGCCGGGAAGGGGCTCGACGCGCAGCTGCGGGCCGAGGGGCTGGACGCGTTCCGGGCGCGGATCGCCGAGGTGCTGCCGGAGTTCGCCGACCGGGTGGGGAAGCTCGAGTCCATGGACGACGTGAAGCACCTGGACGTGCGCCTCAACCTGCTGCGGCGGTGGCACCGGGCCGGCGTCCTGTGCATCGGCGACGCAGCGCACGCGATGTCGCCGATCGGCGGCGTGGGGATCAACCTGGCGGTGCAAGACGCCGTCGCGACGGCTCGCCTGCTGGCGGGGCCGTTGTTGCGGGCGCAGGGTGCTGGGGTCGGCTCGGGTGGGGTTGGGGGCTCGGGTGGCGTTGGGGGCTCCGGGGGCGTTGCGGGCTCGGGTGGGGTCGGCGGCTCCGGGGGCGTTGCGGGCTCCGGTGGGGTCGGCGGCTCCCGTGGGGTTGGCGGCTCGGCCCGAGTGGCGAGTCGGCGCCGCCTGCGGGGCCGGGGGCGGGTCACGCGGCGCGAGCTGGCGAGGGTGCACCGCCGCCGGTGGCTGCCGACGATCATCGTGCAGGCGATCCAGCGCGTGATGCACCGAGGCGTCATTCGTCCGGTGATCGAAGGGCGCCGCAACGGGCCGCCGCGGGTGATCGTCCGGGTGCTGGGCTTGGTTCCGGCCGCCCGGAAGGTGCCGGCGTACCTGATCGGAGTGGGGCTGTTCCCGGAGCACGCACCGGAGTTCGCCCGAAGGCGGTGA
- the gltX gene encoding glutamate--tRNA ligase codes for MTETAVRARFCPSPTGTPHVGLIRTALFNWAFARHHGGTLVFRIEDTDAARDSEESYQQLLEALRWLGIDWDEGPDAGGEYGPYRQSERRDIYADIARRLLEAGELYEAYSTNDEVEARRKAAGQDPKLGYDNFDRDLTEEQRAAFRAEGRKPVLRLRMPAKDLTWHDLVRGPITFPGATVPDPVLVRANGDPLYTLTNPVDDALMRITHVLRGEDLLPSTPRQLALYEALQRIGVTDFTPEFGHLPYVMGEGNKKLSKRDPQSNLFNYRDRGFIPEGLLNYLALLGWSIADDRDVFSVAELVQAFDIGKVSANPARFDTKKAEAINGTHLRALPVEDFVQRVIPYLTTAGVLPAQPSHEQLDKLRAIAPLVQERVTVLGDAAGLVRFLFVDDDKFAPEEDAATKALGPDSEPVLRASIEALEPLSSWEAPAIEQALKDALVEGLGLKPRKAFAPVRVAVTGRTVSPPLYESMELLGRSTSLARLMRALPGN; via the coding sequence ATGACTGAGACCGCGGTACGCGCACGCTTCTGCCCCTCGCCGACCGGCACCCCGCACGTCGGGCTGATCCGCACGGCGCTGTTCAACTGGGCCTTCGCCCGTCACCACGGCGGCACGCTGGTGTTCCGGATCGAGGACACCGACGCCGCCCGGGACAGCGAAGAGTCCTACCAGCAGCTGCTCGAAGCGTTGCGCTGGCTGGGCATCGACTGGGACGAGGGCCCGGACGCCGGCGGCGAGTACGGCCCGTACCGGCAGAGCGAGCGCCGCGACATCTACGCCGACATCGCGCGCCGCCTACTCGAGGCCGGCGAGCTGTACGAGGCGTACTCGACCAACGACGAGGTCGAGGCCCGCCGCAAGGCCGCGGGACAGGACCCCAAGCTGGGCTACGACAACTTCGACCGCGACCTCACCGAGGAGCAGCGGGCCGCGTTCCGCGCGGAGGGCCGCAAGCCGGTGCTGCGGCTGCGCATGCCGGCCAAGGACCTCACCTGGCACGACCTCGTGCGCGGTCCCATCACCTTCCCCGGCGCCACCGTGCCCGACCCGGTCCTGGTGCGCGCGAACGGCGACCCGCTCTACACCCTGACCAACCCGGTCGACGACGCGCTGATGCGCATCACGCACGTGCTGCGCGGCGAGGACCTGCTGCCCTCGACGCCGCGGCAGCTCGCGCTGTACGAGGCGCTGCAGCGCATCGGCGTCACCGACTTCACCCCCGAGTTCGGCCATCTGCCGTACGTGATGGGGGAGGGCAACAAGAAACTGTCCAAACGCGACCCGCAGTCGAACCTGTTCAACTACCGCGACCGCGGGTTCATCCCCGAGGGCCTGCTCAACTACCTGGCCCTGCTGGGCTGGTCCATCGCCGACGACCGCGACGTGTTCAGCGTGGCCGAACTGGTCCAGGCCTTCGATATCGGCAAGGTCAGCGCGAACCCGGCCCGGTTCGACACCAAGAAGGCCGAGGCGATCAACGGCACGCACCTGCGGGCGCTGCCCGTCGAGGATTTCGTGCAGCGGGTGATTCCCTATCTGACCACCGCCGGCGTCCTTCCCGCGCAGCCGAGTCACGAGCAGCTGGACAAGCTGCGCGCGATCGCGCCGCTCGTGCAGGAGCGGGTGACGGTGCTCGGCGACGCGGCCGGCCTGGTGCGCTTCCTGTTCGTCGACGACGACAAGTTCGCTCCGGAGGAGGACGCCGCGACCAAGGCGCTCGGGCCCGACTCGGAGCCCGTGCTGCGCGCGTCCATCGAGGCGCTCGAACCGCTCTCGTCCTGGGAGGCGCCCGCCATCGAGCAGGCGCTCAAGGACGCGCTCGTCGAGGGTCTGGGTCTCAAGCCCCGTAAGGCTTTCGCGCCGGTTCGGGTGGCTGTCACGGGTCGTACCGTTTCGCCGCCGCTGTACGAGTCGATGGAACTGCTTGGCCGGTCGACATCACTCGCTCGGCTGATGCGCGCACTGCCGGGCAACTGA
- a CDS encoding 3-isopropylmalate dehydrogenase: MRLAVIPGDGIGPEVITEALKVLAEVAPGVETTSYDLGAARWHSTGELLPEPVLGELRQQDAILLGAVGDPSVPSGILERGLLLRLRFELDHHVNLRPARLYPGVRGPLADTSAEIDMIVVREGTEGPYAGNGGLLRKDTEHEIATEVSVNTAFGIRRVVADAFNRAEDRPRKHLTLVHKTNVLLHAGSLWSRIVEEVSLEHPDVTVAYSHMDAATIHLVTDPARFDVIVTDNLFGDILTDLAAAVTGGIGLAASGNLDITRRNPSMFEPVHGSAPDIAGQGMADPTAAVLSVSLLLDHLGQREAARRIEASVAFDLATRDQKNPGSTHAIGDRLAALVSSNTRPVS, from the coding sequence ATGCGGCTCGCGGTGATCCCAGGAGATGGGATCGGACCCGAAGTGATCACCGAGGCGCTCAAGGTACTGGCCGAAGTCGCCCCGGGCGTGGAGACGACCAGCTACGACCTGGGCGCCGCGCGCTGGCACTCGACGGGGGAGCTGCTGCCCGAGCCCGTGCTCGGGGAGCTGCGGCAGCAGGACGCGATCCTGCTCGGCGCCGTCGGCGACCCCAGCGTGCCCAGCGGCATCCTCGAGCGCGGCCTGCTGCTGCGCCTGCGGTTCGAGCTCGACCACCACGTCAACCTGCGGCCCGCGCGGCTCTACCCCGGCGTGCGCGGCCCGCTCGCCGACACCTCCGCGGAGATCGACATGATCGTGGTCCGCGAAGGCACCGAAGGCCCGTACGCGGGCAACGGCGGCCTGCTGCGCAAGGACACCGAGCACGAGATCGCCACCGAGGTCAGCGTCAACACCGCGTTCGGCATCCGGCGCGTCGTCGCCGACGCGTTCAACCGCGCGGAGGACCGCCCGCGCAAGCACCTGACCCTGGTGCACAAGACCAACGTGCTGCTGCACGCCGGCTCGCTGTGGTCGCGGATCGTCGAGGAGGTCTCGCTCGAGCACCCCGACGTCACCGTCGCCTACTCGCACATGGACGCCGCGACCATCCACCTGGTGACCGACCCCGCGCGGTTCGACGTCATCGTCACCGACAACCTCTTCGGCGACATCCTCACCGACCTCGCCGCCGCGGTCACCGGCGGCATCGGCCTCGCGGCCAGCGGCAACCTCGACATCACCCGCCGCAACCCGAGCATGTTCGAGCCGGTGCACGGCAGCGCCCCGGACATCGCGGGCCAGGGCATGGCCGACCCGACGGCCGCCGTGCTGTCGGTCTCGCTGCTGCTGGACCACCTCGGCCAGCGCGAAGCCGCCCGCCGGATCGAGGCGTCGGTGGCCTTCGACCTGGCCACCCGCGACCAGAAGAACCCGGGCTCGACCCACGCGATCGGCGATCGGCTCGCCGCGCTCGTCTCCTCGAACACCCGCCCCGTTTCCTGA
- the cimA gene encoding citramalate synthase, with translation MLRTEPAGTPLGDEFHLYDTTLRDGAQREGISYSVTDKLAVARLLDELGVGFIEGGWPGALPKDTEFFARAAKGELSLKHAALVAFGSTRKAGTTAEKDAQVRALLDSAAPVVTLVAKSDVRHIERALRVDVAEACAMVSDTVSFLVREGRRVFVDAEHFFDGYDHDPDTALRVLDAAANAGADVVVLCDTNGGQLPLGLAETVRKVKARTGFRLGIHCQDDTSCAVANSVAAVQAGATHVQCTANGYGERAGNADLFAVTGNLVAKLGMDVLPTGGAAELTRVSHALAEIANIAPDTHQAYVGASAFAHKAGLHASAIKVDPLLYNHIDPSSVGNDMRVLVTEMAGRASLELKGRELGVDLAGRPEALTSAIEKVKRLEAEGWSFEAADASLELLLRKEAGENLDDTPFTLESYRVVLDHRGDGEVISEATVKVHVKGERVIETAEGNGPVHALDAALRKALLPYLSWLDTVELADYKVRILAGHPGTDATTRVLVQSSDGDREWTTVGVHPNIVEASWLAMCDALIHKDLRG, from the coding sequence GTGTTGCGTACCGAGCCCGCCGGCACCCCGCTCGGCGACGAGTTCCACCTCTACGACACGACCCTGCGCGACGGTGCGCAGCGGGAGGGGATTTCGTACTCGGTCACCGACAAGCTCGCGGTCGCGCGGTTGCTCGACGAGCTGGGCGTGGGCTTCATCGAAGGCGGCTGGCCGGGGGCATTGCCGAAGGACACCGAGTTCTTCGCGCGGGCGGCGAAGGGCGAGCTTTCGCTGAAGCACGCGGCACTCGTGGCGTTCGGTTCGACCCGCAAGGCGGGGACGACGGCGGAGAAGGACGCGCAGGTACGGGCCCTGCTCGACTCCGCGGCGCCGGTGGTCACGCTGGTCGCGAAGTCCGATGTCCGCCACATCGAGCGTGCGCTGCGCGTCGACGTCGCCGAGGCGTGCGCGATGGTCTCCGACACCGTCTCGTTCCTCGTCCGCGAGGGACGCCGTGTTTTCGTTGACGCGGAACACTTCTTCGACGGCTACGACCACGATCCGGACACCGCGCTGCGCGTCCTCGACGCCGCCGCGAACGCCGGCGCCGACGTGGTCGTGCTGTGCGACACCAACGGCGGCCAGCTGCCGCTCGGACTCGCCGAGACCGTGCGGAAAGTCAAGGCGCGCACCGGTTTCCGCCTCGGCATCCACTGCCAGGACGACACGTCCTGCGCGGTGGCCAACAGCGTCGCGGCGGTCCAGGCCGGCGCGACGCACGTGCAGTGCACCGCGAACGGTTACGGGGAACGGGCCGGCAACGCCGACCTGTTCGCCGTGACGGGAAACCTCGTGGCCAAGCTCGGCATGGACGTCCTCCCGACCGGAGGGGCCGCCGAGCTGACCCGCGTCTCCCATGCTCTTGCCGAGATCGCGAACATCGCCCCCGACACCCACCAGGCCTATGTCGGGGCGTCGGCCTTCGCCCACAAGGCGGGGTTGCACGCGAGCGCGATCAAGGTGGATCCGTTGCTGTACAACCACATCGATCCATCTTCCGTCGGCAACGACATGCGGGTCCTGGTCACGGAGATGGCCGGCAGGGCCAGCCTGGAGCTCAAGGGACGTGAGCTCGGGGTCGACCTTGCCGGCCGGCCTGAAGCACTCACCAGCGCGATCGAGAAGGTGAAGCGGCTGGAGGCCGAGGGCTGGTCCTTCGAGGCCGCCGACGCCTCGCTGGAGTTGTTGTTGCGCAAGGAAGCCGGGGAGAACCTCGACGACACGCCGTTCACGCTCGAGTCCTACCGCGTGGTGCTCGACCACCGTGGCGACGGCGAGGTGATCTCGGAGGCGACCGTCAAGGTGCACGTCAAGGGCGAGCGGGTGATCGAGACCGCCGAGGGAAACGGTCCCGTGCACGCACTGGACGCCGCGCTGCGCAAGGCGTTGCTGCCGTATCTGTCCTGGTTGGACACTGTGGAGCTGGCGGACTACAAGGTGCGCATCCTCGCCGGGCACCCCGGCACGGACGCCACCACGCGCGTGCTCGTGCAGTCCAGCGACGGCGACCGCGAGTGGACCACGGTCGGCGTGCATCCCAACATCGTCGAGGCGAGCTGGCTGGCGATGTGCGACGCGCTGATCCACAAGGACCTGCGCGGCTGA
- a CDS encoding HAD family hydrolase encodes MVCLDIDDTLIDFSAACRRALAALLGRADMWPLWERITDRHVALVVAGEIDYASMHFRRTQCFLGELGVVVDGEDITRFEARRKVLLRRSWRLFDDVLPCLDWLRAAGVLLAAVTNASGAHQRAKLADLGLARFFDHVAIAGEIGVAKPDPVMFHSVCATLGCDPGEAAHVGDKLGTDAVGARDAGLQGVWLDRHDTGTQVPDGVHVIAGLDDLPQLLVSEFARIGVPAQR; translated from the coding sequence CTGGTTTGCCTGGACATCGACGACACCCTGATCGACTTCAGTGCGGCCTGCCGCCGTGCTCTCGCGGCGCTCCTCGGCCGCGCCGACATGTGGCCGCTGTGGGAGCGGATCACCGACCGGCACGTCGCGCTGGTCGTGGCGGGGGAGATCGACTACGCCTCGATGCACTTCAGACGCACGCAGTGCTTCCTGGGGGAGCTGGGGGTGGTCGTCGACGGCGAGGACATCACGCGCTTCGAAGCGCGGCGCAAGGTTCTGCTGCGCCGGTCCTGGCGCCTGTTCGACGACGTGCTGCCGTGCCTGGACTGGCTGCGCGCCGCGGGGGTGCTGCTCGCGGCCGTGACGAACGCCTCAGGCGCACATCAGCGCGCGAAACTGGCCGACCTGGGGCTGGCCCGCTTCTTCGACCACGTGGCCATCGCCGGTGAGATCGGTGTCGCCAAGCCCGATCCCGTGATGTTCCACTCAGTCTGCGCGACGCTCGGCTGCGACCCCGGTGAGGCGGCGCACGTGGGCGACAAGCTGGGGACCGACGCCGTGGGCGCCCGGGACGCGGGCCTGCAGGGCGTCTGGCTCGACCGGCACGACACGGGCACGCAGGTGCCCGACGGCGTGCATGTCATCGCCGGCCTCGACGACCTGCCGCAGCTGCTGGTCAGCGAGTTCGCCCGGATCGGCGTCCCGGCGCAGCGGTGA
- a CDS encoding fumarylacetoacetate hydrolase family protein, whose translation MRLARIAHAGGVAFASIEGEGDGAQVLEIAEHPFGNPNFTGKRWPLADVRLLAPILPSKVIAVGRNYAAHAAEFGNEVPTSPMTFIKPSTSVIGPNAAIKLPAESERVDFEGELAIVIGQPVRNVPAARAASVILGYTIANDVSARDLQKADGQWGRAKGYDTFCPLGPWIETAIDPSDLALRTELDGEVKQNSRTSLLIHKIPELVEFVSGVMTLLPGDVILTGTPEGVGPMTEGQQVSITIEGIGTLINTAQKA comes from the coding sequence GTGCGCTTAGCTCGGATTGCTCATGCTGGTGGAGTCGCGTTCGCTTCGATCGAAGGGGAGGGCGACGGGGCGCAGGTGCTCGAGATCGCCGAGCACCCGTTCGGCAATCCCAACTTCACGGGCAAGCGCTGGCCGCTGGCCGATGTGCGGCTGCTGGCACCGATCCTGCCGAGCAAGGTGATCGCCGTCGGGCGCAACTACGCCGCGCACGCGGCCGAGTTCGGCAACGAGGTGCCCACCTCGCCGATGACCTTCATCAAGCCCTCGACCAGCGTGATCGGCCCCAACGCGGCGATCAAGCTGCCGGCGGAGTCCGAGCGGGTGGACTTCGAGGGCGAGCTGGCGATCGTCATCGGCCAGCCGGTGCGGAACGTGCCGGCCGCGCGGGCGGCGAGCGTCATCCTGGGGTACACGATCGCCAACGACGTGAGCGCGCGCGACCTGCAGAAGGCCGACGGTCAGTGGGGGCGTGCCAAGGGGTACGACACGTTCTGCCCGCTCGGGCCGTGGATCGAGACCGCGATCGACCCGTCCGACCTCGCGCTGCGCACGGAGCTGGACGGTGAGGTCAAGCAGAACTCGCGCACGTCGCTGCTGATCCACAAGATCCCGGAGCTGGTCGAGTTCGTGTCCGGGGTGATGACCCTGCTGCCCGGTGACGTGATCCTGACCGGCACGCCCGAGGGCGTCGGCCCGATGACCGAGGGCCAGCAGGTGTCGATCACGATCGAGGGCATCGGCACGCTGATCAACACCGCGCAGAAGGCGTAG
- a CDS encoding TylF/MycF/NovP-related O-methyltransferase: MPKLTGVRIVKGYFDGSLTPELAKEVGTVSLAHLDADLYSSTVTALKWLTPLLQPGSLLLFDELLGEDPAEARALTEWAAETGTRLAFLGLFGRHPSGHGDTTDRRGLFQVVGEEKVRNPPPLFPVRLRRKLASKW; the protein is encoded by the coding sequence GTGCCGAAGCTGACCGGGGTGCGGATCGTCAAGGGCTACTTCGACGGCAGCCTGACGCCCGAGCTGGCGAAAGAGGTCGGGACGGTCAGCCTCGCCCATCTGGATGCGGATCTCTACAGCTCCACGGTGACCGCCTTGAAGTGGCTGACGCCGTTGTTGCAGCCGGGGAGCCTGCTGTTGTTCGACGAGCTGCTGGGCGAGGACCCGGCGGAGGCGCGTGCGCTGACGGAATGGGCGGCGGAGACCGGGACGCGGCTGGCGTTTCTCGGTCTGTTCGGCCGGCACCCGAGCGGGCACGGCGACACGACCGACCGGCGCGGCCTGTTCCAGGTGGTGGGGGAGGAGAAGGTGCGCAACCCGCCGCCGCTGTTCCCGGTCCGGCTGCGCCGGAAGCTCGCGTCGAAGTGGTGA
- a CDS encoding glycoside hydrolase family 18 protein, whose amino-acid sequence MTTDGAERRPRGVPTRRRRVLRRALIVLGVLVLVPVLILATVAVWLWAEGMGTAAPDTGAGAADGLWLGHAWVDGRRDQSDVDTLAARVRSTGNHDLFVHTGPLADDGSLDPALRPDARWLTTALHLALPGVRVQSWLGDTVGRDGLDPADPATRDRIVTSAREVLDDGFDGVHLDLEPLADGTAGFLTLLSSVHELTLARHAVLSVAAHQLEPLPGLLGPARWLLGKPHFWSTGYLREVATRVDEVAIMAYDTGVPLETAYTGYVHVQTELALEAVPPRVTLLIGLPAYHTDEPGHTDAETVAAAVKGVRMALGGLTTRPFGVSMYADFSATPEDWHAYLTGWVHA is encoded by the coding sequence GTGACAACCGACGGCGCCGAGCGGCGTCCAAGAGGTGTGCCCACTCGACGCCGACGCGTACTGCGCCGCGCCCTGATCGTGCTCGGCGTGCTCGTTCTCGTCCCGGTGCTGATCCTCGCGACCGTCGCGGTCTGGCTGTGGGCCGAGGGCATGGGCACCGCGGCCCCGGACACCGGCGCCGGCGCTGCCGACGGGCTGTGGCTCGGGCACGCCTGGGTGGACGGCCGCCGCGACCAGTCGGATGTGGACACTCTCGCCGCGCGGGTTCGGTCCACCGGCAACCACGACCTGTTCGTCCACACCGGACCGCTGGCGGACGACGGCTCCCTCGACCCCGCGCTGCGACCGGACGCGCGGTGGCTCACCACGGCGCTGCACCTCGCCCTGCCCGGCGTGCGGGTGCAGTCCTGGCTCGGCGACACCGTCGGGCGGGACGGGCTCGATCCGGCCGACCCCGCCACCCGCGACCGGATCGTCACCAGCGCCCGCGAGGTGCTCGACGACGGTTTCGACGGCGTGCACCTCGACCTCGAACCGCTCGCCGACGGCACGGCCGGGTTCCTGACGCTGCTGTCCTCGGTGCACGAGCTGACCCTCGCGCGGCACGCCGTGCTGTCGGTCGCCGCGCACCAGCTCGAACCGCTGCCCGGGCTGCTCGGTCCGGCCCGGTGGCTGCTGGGTAAGCCGCACTTCTGGTCCACCGGCTACCTGCGCGAGGTGGCGACCAGGGTCGACGAGGTCGCGATCATGGCCTACGACACCGGTGTCCCGCTCGAAACGGCGTACACCGGCTACGTCCACGTACAGACGGAGCTCGCGCTCGAGGCCGTCCCGCCGCGGGTCACGCTGCTCATCGGCCTGCCCGCCTACCACACCGACGAGCCAGGCCACACCGACGCCGAGACCGTCGCCGCGGCGGTCAAAGGCGTCCGGATGGCGCTGGGCGGCCTCACCACCCGGCCGTTCGGCGTCTCGATGTACGCCGATTTCTCGGCCACGCCCGAGGACTGGCACGCTTACCTGACCGGCTGGGTGCACGCCTGA